The following proteins come from a genomic window of Vallitaleaceae bacterium 9-2:
- a CDS encoding rhamnogalacturonan acetylesterase codes for MHTQHIFWAGDSTVKTNDFSTYPQTGIGQAMPLFLGKHVCVHNHAENGRSTKSFIDESRLAVIYNELRAGDFLFIQFGHNDAKKEDELRFTNAYEDYQINLEKFIHVAKNRKAYPVLITPLCRRWFQDATTLEQDIHGDYPDAMQEVATKMGVPIIDLYAMSREFIESAGDEKSKEYFVEVDNTHLRYPGAVVFAEMIARGLYQLGGPYKELLNEAYDDKKRI; via the coding sequence ATGCATACACAGCATATATTTTGGGCTGGAGATTCAACGGTCAAAACAAATGACTTTAGTACATACCCTCAAACAGGCATTGGTCAAGCAATGCCTTTGTTTTTAGGGAAACATGTATGCGTGCATAACCATGCAGAAAACGGACGCAGTACAAAAAGTTTTATCGATGAGTCACGACTTGCAGTTATTTATAATGAACTAAGAGCAGGCGACTTTTTGTTCATACAGTTTGGACATAATGATGCAAAAAAAGAAGATGAATTAAGGTTTACAAATGCCTACGAGGACTATCAAATCAATTTGGAGAAGTTTATTCATGTGGCAAAAAATCGGAAGGCATACCCGGTGCTTATTACACCTTTATGTCGTAGATGGTTTCAAGATGCAACCACACTTGAACAAGACATCCATGGAGACTATCCGGATGCCATGCAAGAGGTGGCGACCAAGATGGGCGTTCCTATTATCGACTTATATGCGATGAGTCGAGAATTTATTGAATCAGCTGGAGATGAAAAGTCAAAAGAATATTTTGTAGAAGTGGATAACACACATTTGCGATATCCTGGAGCCGTTGTCTTTGCAGAGATGATTGCACGCGGGCTCTATCAATTAGGCGGACCATACAAGGAATTACTTAATGAGGCATATGATGATAAAAAACGAATATAA